gtaTAAAACTGCCAAAGTATTCATAAAATGCCTCTCGTACCGTGTACCTGtacaaatgtaatatatatataaatatataaaatatgtatacatatattttctaaaagtaaaagaaaaaaataaagaattgattACATAAGCTtactttgatttatttttatatgtacatacatatttctatttattcatagttgtatattatattcaattaaacttAGCAGAACAGATTTTAACACGAATAGATTTCTCTATAATAGTCTAACAACATAAGGTGGCACAGTAAaagcattatattatttgtatgaaatctttacaatcttttattgattatgaataatttttaaagtttatttattaagttataagatatcatacaaataattatatatattgtatacaatCTGTATACATTCATTACAATGATGCATCTATTTTATaccaaaaagattaaatttgaaatgtagAAAGAATTATgtcttcaattatatatttttatgagcaAATAGACTAGCATAAAAACACTTTGGGTTATcagaataaaaaggaaaattgttgagcaaaatacatttatatcacttctttatataaatcaatattatcataataaaattaccaaaaatgttatatataagaattcaaaatataataaaacataatacattgtatatataataaattgaaacttgtttcatagaaaaaatattaaaaatatcacaataaGTGAATATCCCAAAGTGAACACGTGCATCATTAATTGACCAAGAAATTTGAATGGacttacaataaatatttatataatacactaaattacatttaatttttttgttgatattagattaactttttattttcagattgcaaaatttataccAAACGAAAAAACAGGATTtccaattacaaataaataaataacaataatatttatgtaatgaaAAAGCTTGTTTATTTGGAGATTTTAAAGCTAAAATGCTTGTATCACTCCATTTTTCTTTGGTCATCAGTCTTTAATTGTACTACAGGTTTTCGATTAAAACTCGTCATAATCTTTGAAGTtctacttaattatttaattcagaaTACTTTTGTTTTATAGAAGTTAAtttgttgttattaaaatcttctttaaattacaattaacttCATTGAATgtcaaattttaagatatgtctttcatttcttatttattaaacttaatttgtCAGATATTTTTGGATAAGCGTTTATAAATTACGTagtcatataaataaaatgtgataatgtacaattttttgtttatgatattaaatcgattaagaattttttcgtaCAAACAATATGTAAGTCAAATATtactttcattaatatttgtttttacttaaaacatttaattaactGTGATTTATGTAACTTATTTGTGTTACATATAATCGTTacagtatatttaatttaattaattaacgtaagaataatttgaaagctTTAACAATAGTATACTTTTATcactttcattaaatttaggTCGTTATTCATAATTGCTTAAATATGGACAAGGTGCATCATTATGATCCACACATTCTATAACAGGATCATGAGTGCTATCCCACATTCCTGGACCACATTGTCGGCAAAGTCCTGCTAATGTGCATGGTAAACGATCAAGGCGACGAAAATGATGCAGTAGACCTCTCGCCTTTCTTAATATGAGATTTCCATCCATATACATAGCTAAAGAACTAAAATGTAATAACATCTCATCCGTTCTAAGATCTTGTGCTATTACATCATCTGCATAAACACACATTATGGCAAGACAAAGAAATAGATGAAAATGAtcagttaaataatttacccAACAAGCTTCCCACATCACTAATGCTACTTCAGTAGGAAATTCACGTTTTAAACATCtgcaaaatacatattattattgatgataaatctagtgatgaaaattttaaaatatttataaaattcgtatttaCAGAAGTATCCATCTATGACAAAATAAGAGTTCCAAAGCATCCGTATGTTTTTGAAGATGTGCATAAAAGTCTGGGACCATTATTCTAACTAATTCtcttaaataacataaatttctGTCCATATCTATATCAGTAGGAGTACATACTGCTACAGATCTTTGCATTAATCCAGCAAAGCACCAAAATGCTTCTATTTCAGAATTGAGTTCAGCCAATAAAGGAGCCAATAAATCAGACATACCTTGAGTGTATCCTAATCGAGAATTATAAACtgcataatttaatagaatatttctgaaaaaggTAAATATGATagtattaatacataaatgaagttatataaatacaaatcaagaaatgaaaaaattaatctgatATAAACATActtcattatttcaatatttggatTATCTTCTCCAGCATAATAAGGATTTCCTCTGTCAGTACGAACTACATCTTTCTCTACAATACACACTACATTTCGCCAAAAATGCTCTGCTTGTTCTGGATTCATGCTCAGTCTACGTTTTTGTATCTCTTCATATTCTTGTCTACGAATAGCATCAATTTGTTCTCTGTCTTCATAAGTACTTTGATATGAATAAcaatgaagaagaaagggccacacaatttttcttaatgcaGGTTCTAATCCaccaaaaaatattcctttacGAAGAGCAAGATCATCTTCAACTTGACctctttcatttaataaatctttccaAGCTAATGATGTAATCATTGGTACTTGACCTTCTTCTGGATGTAATTCATCACGACTAACCTCTGGTCGACATACCATAAAATGCCtgaatcattgaaaaaattagatatttaataaaatattaatttttttattaattaaatattacctaTATGGAAGTGTTTCCTCAGCATCAGTATCTAATCGAGGATAAAGTAATTGATGCCATTGATGTAATGTTGCTGCTAATCGGTCCAATCCACCatgatgaaaatgtaaaattttatattggctCTCTCTACTTGCAACAACCAATTGACCAGAAGTACAAGCTGGATCagcaaaaaataatcttagagATCTCATTTCACTGAGATCCACTGAAAATCTTCTACATCTGTGTGCTCTACGTAGTGTTACTGGTGAAGCTGTTGCACTTTCAGGAAATGTGAGGTTATGTTGTAAAGCCAAAAGTTCAGGTGATCTCATCCATGATGGAATTTCTTCAGCTAAGAAAGCAAAGAAGATGAATTACATATTACACATTAGTAATGGATAATAGAAactgatgaaaaaattatcaaaataatcaatttaataccTTCTGAAGATACGCCAACAGATAAACTACACGTAGAGGTTAATGACATACTACGACTTTTGAGACTTACATCATCATAATAAGGATACTTCAATTCTTCATCAATACTTATTCCATCGCTTTCATGCGTTTCGGAAACTTTTTGATCTTTacaatattgattttcatcatattttgAACTCAGAGATTCAGAACGTAATTGATTTAAACTGATACTATGATCATTTTCTTCATGTATAGTAGTTGATAAATTATCAGATCGATGATAATTTGTTTGCCGATTGATATTAACATTtggaatttctttaatttctgatGTAAGCATAACTTGATGATCgcataaattatcattgtttttTGTATCATCATTTTCAAAACGTGCATTCCGTGAAAAACCACCAGAACAAACTCGTTCACAATCTCCACAATTGACAGGTTCCTTTACTTCTAAACAAACATCAACTTTTTCaccaatattttcatattcacaCTTTAGATCACAACTTTCTTCTGATATTTGAGAATGATGAGAACTTATATCGGTATCTCGATGGGTAATACAATCAAGTTTTTTTAcgcttaaattttctaatgttGTCGGATGTTTACGAAGTGTACTATTTGGAATCCAACTGAGATGCAAAGTTGGtacattcgaatttttattaaatctacaGGTTATGGCCATGTATCCGGGATGATGTACCACATCAGAATTTTGTCTCATTAAAGTTGGCGGATGAACACAAACATTATTCTTACAAAATAATGCCTCGCCATCCTGATATATAGTACGACGATTATCTTGATTACAATCGCCTAAAATGTAACTGCTTGCCTTTTTGAGAATATTTGGCAGAGGCATCTTCGTTTAAGGCAGATTGGTGAAGAACAAATCATCTAGTTATCTTTATTAGAGCGTAATacgaaattgtatttatacgaTTAAGTTtctttacataattttcattgtaattataataatactcaAATAACGATTGTTATGAaatgattatgaaatataatatacaactaTTTAAAGTGATAAATCCGTACGAATACAATTTTACTCTTTGCATTGAAGAACACAATATTCatgtaaaagttaaaaatttcagatgcactgtttcctttttttttttttacaagttaaAGAATATCtacagaatatttaatatttttatggagtattaaaattacagaGATCAAACTTTGTCGCGCAGAAGCGCGCGAATAAACCTGCATCGAAATGCTATAAACTAATTTCTGTTCTTATAACATTTCCCGCTATCATTTGCTTTAAACATATATGCATGTTACCAcatcaattaattttgatgcacacgcacatacacacacagatatatatatatgttatttatatttatatatgtatatggaaCCTATAAAATGTACACATATGGAAAATCAGTCACTTAAATTTTCTGTCTTTACCTGCTTCTTATTACCCTCGTATTGAGGGTAATATATCggcaaatttttatcaatgattgTCAGGACTCCattacgtttaaaatttttcaaaaaaattattcgttaaaacTTTCACTTGAATGGATTCATGAATGAaagatatatcattaatatgtcACTATTTATTATACGTACAATTGaactttgaatgaaaaatcgaaatattttaaaaactactaAAAATTGTGTGTTGTGATCACTTGTAATAGATTACTATTACACGATATTCACTattgttgtttaatttttaaagatgaatgaattataaatctaatataaatactgTAATTAGTACTGTAGTAAAACGTGTTTGCTAACAGACGGAACACAGATGCCTCTTATCCAGGATCAATATTTCCATCTGATCGTGAACCTGGTGGTTGGCTTACTATCCAAACCGCCGACATATCGTTGCCTAGCGTTGTACATATggtttttattgatttttctttgatattaagtttaatttatttgctcttcatttcatagaaaaaattttaaatattttatacttctaatttcattcaaaaaatattttcatcgagttttttcaaatgattatgattataaaatatgttcaaGTAAATATGCATCaagtaattttatcaaaaattgtaaaaaattgtaaaaaattttagaatcatattttagaaatgaaaataatatatttgtatcaaaaagtatttattatttcgtgaaaattcatttttggtTAAGTATGTTAAAAATCTAtgcatattatacaatttaaaataaacacattacataaaatattattaataaaatatcctaaaaatatattattatcgagaagactcacttaaaaaatttataataaattaaaataatttactgtaaattactaaaaatatattattaatgaataggaacattttaaatttaaaataatatttaacttaatgTGTTCCTTTAATgaaggaattattattatatatcacagATCATAATATATGatgattgtataaattaatgcaattcataattaaaaaatatttcatgagtAGTATCAAGTGCTAATACTGCTTTGGGTCCacgttttatatatgatattgtgGAATATGCAGAGAAATGAAAGTCTTCTTGTAAATA
This genomic interval from Apis mellifera strain DH4 linkage group LG7, Amel_HAv3.1, whole genome shotgun sequence contains the following:
- the LOC413361 gene encoding TBC1 domain family member 16; this translates as MPLPNILKKASSYILGDCNQDNRRTIYQDGEALFCKNNVCVHPPTLMRQNSDVVHHPGYMAITCRFNKNSNVPTLHLSWIPNSTLRKHPTTLENLSVKKLDCITHRDTDISSHHSQISEESCDLKCEYENIGEKVDVCLEVKEPVNCGDCERVCSGGFSRNARFENDDTKNNDNLCDHQVMLTSEIKEIPNVNINRQTNYHRSDNLSTTIHEENDHSISLNQLRSESLSSKYDENQYCKDQKVSETHESDGISIDEELKYPYYDDVSLKSRSMSLTSTCSLSVGVSSEAEEIPSWMRSPELLALQHNLTFPESATASPVTLRRAHRCRRFSVDLSEMRSLRLFFADPACTSGQLVVASRESQYKILHFHHGGLDRLAATLHQWHQLLYPRLDTDAEETLPYRHFMVCRPEVSRDELHPEEGQVPMITSLAWKDLLNERGQVEDDLALRKGIFFGGLEPALRKIVWPFLLHCYSYQSTYEDREQIDAIRRQEYEEIQKRRLSMNPEQAEHFWRNVVCIVEKDVVRTDRGNPYYAGEDNPNIEIMKNILLNYAVYNSRLGYTQGMSDLLAPLLAELNSEIEAFWCFAGLMQRSVAVCTPTDIDMDRNLCYLRELVRIMVPDFYAHLQKHTDALELLFCHRWILLCLKREFPTEVALVMWEACWVNYLTDHFHLFLCLAIMCVYADDVIAQDLRTDEMLLHFSSLAMYMDGNLILRKARGLLHHFRRLDRLPCTLAGLCRQCGPGMWDSTHDPVIECVDHNDAPCPYLSNYE